From Micromonospora rhizosphaerae, the proteins below share one genomic window:
- a CDS encoding DUF6458 family protein, with translation MGIGASIFLIALGAIFAFAIDANLGWLDLNVVGWVLMLVGVVGLITTLYFWNTRRRTVVATPVREDRVVADRVVPVQDDRVVREEYREVRRPGYPA, from the coding sequence ATGGGCATCGGTGCCAGCATCTTCCTCATCGCGCTCGGCGCGATCTTCGCGTTCGCCATCGACGCCAATCTGGGATGGCTCGACCTGAACGTCGTCGGCTGGGTGCTGATGCTCGTCGGCGTCGTCGGCCTGATCACCACCCTCTACTTCTGGAACACCCGCCGCCGCACCGTGGTCGCCACCCCGGTGCGCGAGGACCGGGTCGTGGCCGACCGGGTGGTCCCGGTGCAGGACGACCGGGTGGTGCGGGAGGAGTACCGCGAGGTGCGCCGCCCCGGCTACCCCGCCTGA
- a CDS encoding 5-oxoprolinase subunit B family protein, whose product MRIRPVGAHALLLDCDDPDQVQGWRAELWRRRESGELSAVEIVPAARTVLLDGVPDPASTAALIAGWTPLPVATATAGGEVEVPTVYDGPDLPAVAEHWGVDVPGVVERLRSTEFRVAFCGFAPGFAYLTGLPAELAVPRLPSPRPRVPAGSVALAGPYAGIYPTASPGGWLLVGRTGLTLFDVHANPPARLIPGTRVRLVSA is encoded by the coding sequence ATGCGGATCCGGCCCGTCGGCGCGCACGCTCTGCTGCTTGACTGCGACGACCCCGACCAGGTGCAGGGGTGGCGCGCCGAGTTGTGGCGTCGCCGCGAGTCGGGCGAGTTGAGCGCGGTGGAGATCGTCCCGGCGGCCCGCACGGTGCTGCTGGACGGCGTACCCGATCCGGCGTCGACCGCCGCGCTGATCGCCGGCTGGACGCCGCTGCCAGTCGCCACCGCGACCGCTGGCGGCGAGGTCGAGGTGCCCACCGTGTACGACGGCCCGGACCTGCCGGCCGTCGCCGAGCACTGGGGCGTCGACGTGCCGGGGGTGGTCGAGCGGCTGCGGAGCACCGAGTTCCGGGTGGCCTTCTGCGGCTTCGCACCCGGCTTCGCGTACCTGACCGGGCTTCCCGCGGAGTTGGCGGTGCCCCGGCTGCCCAGCCCGCGGCCCCGGGTGCCGGCCGGATCGGTTGCCCTCGCCGGCCCGTACGCCGGGATCTATCCGACCGCCTCGCCCGGCGGCTGGCTGCTGGTCGGGCGGACCGGGCTCACCCTCTTCGACGTGCACGCGAACCCGCCGGCCCGGCTCATCCCCGGCACCCGGGTCCGGCTGGTGTCGGCATGA
- a CDS encoding acyl-CoA dehydrogenase, whose amino-acid sequence MTHYKSNLRDLEFNLFEVFGADRTFGQEPYTDLDVETARSFLSEVDRLAREDLAASYTDSDRNPPVFDPATHTAPLPESFKKSYQAFMDSEFWRLDLPEALGGTNAPRALWWSLAELVLGANAPIWMYASGPSFAHVLHVEGTEQQKKWAKLFIEKQWGSTMVLTEPDAGSDVGAGRTRAVPQPDGSWHIEGVKRFITSGEHDLSDNIVHYVLARPAGVEGVGGPGTKGLSLFVVPKYHFDEHTGELGERNGVFATNVEHKMGLKVSNTCEVTFGEHGVPAKGWLLGEKHDGIRQMFMIIEYARMMVGTKAIATLSTGYLNALEYAKNRVQGADLIQMTDKTAPRVTITHHPDVRRSLMLQKSYAEGLRALVCYTAGWQDKVAIAEAAGDEKATKLAKRVNDLLLPLVKGVGSERAYELLGHEALQTFGGSGFLQDYPLEQYVRDSKIDTLYEGTTAIQSLDLIFRKIVRDNGKALMAVAGEIQEFITSEGGNGQLKEERQALGKALAEIQNILGVMTGWLGEAQSGDARALYKVGLSSRRFLLAVGDLVVGWLLQKQADVALRALNGEVSAADKAFYTGKVAAARFFAREVLPRIGADRRIIEGADLELMDLPEEAF is encoded by the coding sequence ATGACCCACTACAAGAGCAACCTTCGGGACCTCGAGTTCAACCTGTTCGAGGTCTTCGGGGCGGACCGGACGTTCGGCCAGGAGCCGTACACGGACCTGGACGTCGAGACCGCCCGCAGCTTCCTCTCCGAGGTCGACCGCCTGGCCCGCGAGGACCTGGCCGCGAGCTACACGGACAGCGACCGCAACCCGCCCGTCTTCGACCCGGCGACGCACACCGCGCCGCTGCCGGAGTCGTTCAAGAAGTCGTACCAGGCGTTCATGGACTCGGAGTTCTGGCGGCTGGACCTCCCCGAGGCGCTCGGCGGCACCAACGCGCCGCGGGCGCTCTGGTGGTCGCTCGCCGAGCTTGTGCTCGGCGCGAACGCCCCGATCTGGATGTACGCCTCCGGCCCGTCGTTCGCGCACGTGCTGCACGTCGAGGGCACCGAGCAGCAGAAGAAGTGGGCCAAGCTCTTCATCGAGAAGCAGTGGGGCTCCACCATGGTGCTCACCGAGCCGGACGCCGGCTCGGACGTGGGCGCCGGCCGTACCCGCGCCGTCCCGCAGCCGGACGGCTCGTGGCACATCGAGGGCGTCAAGCGCTTCATCACCTCGGGTGAGCACGACCTGAGCGACAACATCGTCCACTATGTGCTGGCCCGCCCGGCCGGCGTCGAGGGCGTCGGCGGCCCGGGTACCAAGGGCCTGTCGCTCTTCGTGGTGCCGAAGTACCACTTCGACGAGCACACCGGCGAGCTGGGCGAGCGCAACGGCGTCTTCGCCACCAACGTCGAGCACAAGATGGGCCTGAAGGTCTCCAACACCTGCGAGGTGACCTTCGGTGAGCACGGCGTACCGGCCAAGGGCTGGCTGCTGGGCGAGAAGCACGACGGCATCCGGCAGATGTTCATGATCATCGAGTACGCCCGGATGATGGTAGGCACCAAGGCGATCGCCACCCTCTCGACCGGCTACCTGAACGCCCTGGAGTACGCCAAGAACCGGGTGCAGGGCGCCGACCTGATCCAGATGACCGACAAGACCGCGCCGCGGGTGACCATCACCCACCACCCGGACGTGCGTCGCTCGCTGATGCTGCAGAAGTCGTACGCCGAGGGTCTGCGGGCGCTGGTCTGCTACACCGCCGGCTGGCAGGACAAGGTCGCCATCGCCGAGGCGGCCGGCGACGAGAAGGCCACCAAGCTGGCCAAGCGGGTCAACGACCTGCTCCTCCCGCTGGTCAAGGGCGTCGGGTCCGAGCGGGCGTACGAGCTGCTCGGCCACGAGGCGCTGCAGACCTTCGGCGGCTCCGGCTTCCTCCAGGACTACCCGCTGGAGCAGTACGTCCGGGACTCCAAGATCGACACCCTCTACGAGGGCACCACGGCGATCCAGAGCCTCGACCTGATCTTCCGGAAGATCGTCCGGGACAACGGCAAGGCGCTGATGGCGGTCGCCGGCGAGATCCAGGAGTTCATCACCTCCGAGGGCGGCAACGGCCAGCTCAAGGAGGAGCGGCAGGCGCTCGGCAAGGCGCTCGCCGAGATCCAGAACATCCTCGGCGTGATGACCGGGTGGCTCGGCGAGGCGCAGAGCGGCGACGCCCGGGCCCTCTACAAGGTGGGCCTGAGCAGCCGACGCTTCCTGCTGGCCGTCGGCGACCTGGTGGTCGGCTGGCTGCTGCAGAAGCAGGCCGACGTGGCCCTGCGGGCGCTGAACGGCGAGGTGTCCGCCGCCGACAAGGCGTTCTACACCGGCAAGGTGGCCGCCGCCCGGTTCTTCGCTCGCGAGGTGCTGCCCCGCATCGGCGCCGACCGGCGGATCATCGAGGGCGCCGACCTGGAGCTGATGGACCTCCCGGAGGAGGCGTTCTGA
- a CDS encoding NHL domain-containing thioredoxin family protein, giving the protein MTASARVRAPELRGRQWLNTGGRNLTLRDLRGRCVILDFWTFCCINCLHVLDELRPLEEKYGDVLVVIGVHSPKFEHEKDPDALAAAVERYGVHHPVLDDPELGMWQQYAAKAWPTLSVVDPEGYVVATMAGEGHAEGLSRLIDELIATHEAKGTLHRGDGPYVPPAEPETTLRFPGKAVVLDGGNLLVSDSARHSLVELAPDGEKVLRRFGSGTRGDDDGPPETATFSEPQGLCLLPTHVAEVAGYDLVVADTVNHLLRGVRLANGEVVTVAGTGRPWRATVDDHAHDARSVDLSSPWDVAWYEDKVIIAMAGIHQLWWFDPIKRTAGVYAGTTVEALRDGPLPDVWMAQPSGLSVSADGARLWIADSESSAIRYVENGVLGTSVGQGLFDFGHVDGPADQALLQHPLGVCALPDGSVLIADTYNGAVRRFDPETDQVSTVSDGLAEPSDLVLTPEGEVLVVESGAHRLTRLAPGALSAAGAGTVDGPRHRTERKPTDVAAGEMTLDVIFTPAPGQKLDETYGPSTRLVVSASPPELLLEGAGTTTDLSRRLVVNGEVSGGVLQVTAQAATCDAEVEHAACHLTRQDWGVPVRVVEGAATRLPLVLRGLDA; this is encoded by the coding sequence ATGACCGCTTCAGCCCGCGTCCGTGCGCCCGAGCTACGGGGCCGCCAGTGGCTTAACACTGGGGGACGAAACCTGACATTGCGGGACCTTCGAGGTCGCTGCGTCATCTTGGATTTCTGGACCTTCTGCTGCATCAACTGCCTGCACGTGCTCGACGAGCTGCGCCCGCTCGAGGAGAAGTACGGCGACGTGCTGGTCGTCATCGGCGTGCACTCGCCGAAGTTCGAGCACGAGAAGGACCCGGACGCGCTGGCCGCGGCGGTCGAACGGTACGGCGTGCACCACCCGGTGCTCGACGACCCCGAGCTGGGCATGTGGCAGCAGTACGCGGCCAAGGCCTGGCCCACCCTGTCGGTGGTCGACCCCGAGGGCTACGTGGTGGCCACCATGGCCGGTGAGGGGCACGCCGAGGGGCTGTCCCGGCTGATCGACGAGCTGATCGCCACCCACGAGGCGAAGGGCACCCTGCACCGCGGCGACGGCCCTTACGTCCCGCCGGCCGAGCCGGAGACCACGCTGCGCTTCCCCGGCAAGGCCGTGGTGCTCGACGGCGGCAACCTGCTGGTCTCCGACTCTGCCCGGCACTCGCTGGTGGAGCTGGCCCCGGACGGCGAAAAGGTGCTCCGCCGGTTCGGTTCGGGCACCCGGGGCGACGACGACGGCCCGCCGGAGACGGCGACCTTCTCCGAGCCGCAGGGGCTCTGCCTGCTCCCCACGCACGTCGCCGAGGTGGCCGGGTACGACCTGGTCGTCGCGGACACCGTCAACCACCTGCTGCGCGGCGTCCGACTGGCCAACGGCGAGGTGGTCACGGTCGCCGGTACCGGCCGGCCGTGGCGCGCGACGGTCGACGACCACGCGCACGACGCGCGCTCGGTCGACCTCTCCTCCCCCTGGGACGTCGCCTGGTACGAAGACAAGGTCATCATCGCGATGGCCGGCATCCACCAGCTCTGGTGGTTCGACCCGATCAAGCGGACCGCCGGGGTGTACGCCGGCACGACGGTCGAGGCCCTCCGCGACGGCCCGTTGCCGGACGTCTGGATGGCGCAGCCCTCCGGCCTCTCCGTCTCCGCCGACGGGGCCCGCCTCTGGATCGCCGACAGCGAGTCCAGCGCCATCCGGTACGTCGAGAACGGCGTGCTGGGCACCTCGGTCGGGCAGGGGCTCTTCGACTTCGGCCATGTCGACGGCCCGGCCGATCAGGCACTGCTCCAGCACCCGCTGGGGGTGTGTGCGCTGCCGGACGGCTCGGTGCTGATCGCCGACACCTACAACGGCGCGGTCCGCCGCTTCGACCCGGAGACCGACCAGGTCTCCACGGTTTCGGACGGGCTGGCCGAGCCGAGCGACCTGGTGCTCACCCCGGAGGGGGAGGTGCTGGTGGTCGAGTCCGGCGCGCACCGGCTGACCCGGCTGGCCCCCGGCGCGCTCTCCGCCGCCGGCGCCGGCACGGTGGACGGGCCCCGGCACCGCACCGAGCGGAAGCCGACCGACGTGGCGGCCGGAGAGATGACGCTCGACGTGATCTTCACCCCGGCACCGGGACAGAAGCTGGACGAGACGTATGGCCCGTCCACCCGGTTGGTGGTCTCCGCGTCCCCGCCGGAGCTGCTGCTCGAGGGTGCCGGCACCACCACGGATCTGTCCCGCCGGCTGGTGGTCAACGGCGAGGTGTCCGGTGGTGTGCTCCAGGTGACCGCCCAGGCGGCCACCTGCGACGCCGAGGTCGAGCACGCGGCCTGCCACCTGACCCGGCAGGACTGGGGCGTCCCGGTACGCGTGGTCGAGGGGGCGGCCACCCGGCTGCCGCTGGTCCTGCGCGGCCTGGACGCCTGA
- a CDS encoding LamB/YcsF family protein codes for MDLNADLGEGFGIWRLGDDEALLELVTSANVACGFHGGDPSTMRRVCAGAAERGVAIGAQVGYRDLAGFGRRHIAYGFAELRDEVTYQLGALDGFCRLFRTRVRYLKPHGALYHAAASDEAQAAAVVAAVGAYDRELPVLCAPGSVLAQLAVGAGLRVVAEGFADRNYLPNGSLVPRTAANALVTDPEEVAARAVRMATERTVVAVDGTVIPLQVESICVHGDSPGAVRSAGMVRATLIDAGITPKPFA; via the coding sequence ATGGACCTCAACGCTGATCTCGGCGAGGGATTCGGCATCTGGCGGCTCGGCGATGACGAGGCGCTGCTGGAGCTGGTCACCTCCGCCAACGTGGCCTGCGGTTTCCACGGCGGCGACCCGTCCACCATGCGCCGAGTCTGCGCGGGCGCGGCCGAACGCGGGGTCGCCATCGGCGCCCAGGTCGGCTACCGGGACCTGGCCGGCTTCGGCCGCCGGCACATCGCGTACGGCTTCGCCGAGCTGCGCGACGAGGTGACCTACCAGCTCGGCGCGCTGGACGGGTTCTGCCGGTTGTTCCGCACCCGGGTGCGTTACCTCAAGCCGCACGGCGCGCTCTACCACGCCGCGGCGTCCGACGAGGCACAGGCCGCGGCCGTGGTCGCCGCGGTCGGTGCGTACGACCGCGAGCTGCCGGTGCTCTGCGCGCCGGGCTCGGTGCTCGCCCAGCTCGCGGTCGGCGCGGGACTGCGGGTGGTCGCCGAGGGCTTCGCCGACCGGAACTACCTGCCCAACGGCTCGCTCGTGCCCCGGACGGCCGCCAACGCGCTGGTGACCGACCCGGAGGAGGTGGCCGCCCGGGCCGTCCGGATGGCCACCGAACGCACCGTGGTGGCGGTCGACGGCACTGTCATTCCGCTTCAGGTCGAGTCGATCTGCGTGCACGGCGACTCTCCGGGTGCGGTGCGGTCCGCCGGGATGGTCCGGGCCACGCTGATCGACGCGGGGATCACCCCGAAGCCGTTCGCCTGA
- a CDS encoding biotin-dependent carboxyltransferase family protein, with product MIEVLRAGALTTVQDQGRPGFAHLGVPRSGALDPAALRLANRLVGNPEAAAGLEITLTGCQLRFTRAATVAVTGADVEIRVDRRPADVGRPLSVPAGAVLRIGPARTGVRNWLAVSGGLDVPPVLGSRATDTLSGLGPPPVRDGDRLPLGSPVGNPAPVDVTVTAPVTDELRLTLRLGPRHDWFTPAALNLLLTTPYAVSPLSNRVGARLVGAPLPRAVADELPSEGLVLGAVQVPADGQPLIFLADHPTTGGYPVIGVVDEVAPLAQARPGTTVRFHGPQR from the coding sequence ATGATCGAGGTGCTCCGGGCCGGCGCCCTCACCACCGTGCAGGACCAGGGCCGACCCGGCTTCGCCCACCTCGGCGTGCCCCGGTCCGGGGCGCTCGACCCGGCGGCGCTGCGGCTGGCCAACCGGCTGGTCGGCAACCCGGAGGCCGCCGCCGGGCTGGAGATCACGCTGACCGGTTGCCAACTGCGGTTCACCCGGGCCGCCACGGTGGCGGTGACCGGGGCCGACGTCGAGATCCGGGTGGACCGGCGGCCGGCGGACGTCGGCCGGCCGCTCTCCGTGCCGGCCGGGGCGGTCCTGCGGATCGGTCCCGCCCGTACCGGCGTCCGCAACTGGCTGGCCGTCTCCGGCGGGCTCGACGTGCCTCCGGTGCTCGGTAGCCGGGCCACCGACACCCTCTCCGGCCTCGGCCCGCCCCCGGTACGCGACGGCGACCGGCTGCCCCTCGGCTCCCCGGTCGGCAACCCCGCCCCGGTCGACGTGACCGTCACGGCGCCGGTCACCGACGAGCTGCGGCTGACGTTGCGGCTCGGCCCCCGGCACGACTGGTTCACTCCGGCCGCGCTGAACCTCCTGCTGACCACCCCGTACGCGGTCAGTCCGCTGAGCAACCGGGTCGGCGCGCGACTGGTCGGCGCACCGCTGCCCCGCGCGGTGGCCGACGAGCTGCCCAGCGAGGGGCTGGTGCTCGGCGCGGTGCAGGTCCCGGCGGACGGTCAGCCGCTGATCTTCCTCGCCGACCACCCCACCACCGGCGGATACCCCGTCATCGGGGTGGTGGACGAAGTAGCACCCCTCGCGCAGGCCCGCCCGGGGACTACGGTGAGGTTCCATGGACCTCAACGCTGA
- a CDS encoding NAD(P)-dependent oxidoreductase — MKITVFGATGGIGRHLVDQAVAAGHEVTAVARQPGRLAGVPVRVVAADLATADPATLRAAVAGADAVLSGLGPRSAVDAGIAARGTGAIVEAMRESGVRRIVVVSAAPVGVVPSPGRPHPPKRDPGDGPLMRFVLGPAIRRVLRRHYADLALMEEILRDSGLDWTVVRPPRLTDKPLTGAYRTAYGRNVRGGLTVSRADVAQLMLHSLDQPESVGRTVGVAN; from the coding sequence ATGAAAATCACCGTCTTCGGTGCCACCGGTGGCATCGGCCGGCATCTCGTCGACCAGGCCGTCGCCGCCGGCCACGAGGTCACCGCCGTGGCACGTCAGCCGGGGCGGCTGGCCGGCGTACCGGTCCGGGTGGTCGCTGCCGACCTGGCGACGGCCGATCCGGCGACGCTGCGGGCGGCGGTCGCGGGGGCCGACGCGGTGCTCTCCGGCCTGGGCCCCCGCTCGGCGGTCGACGCCGGCATCGCCGCCCGGGGCACCGGGGCGATCGTCGAGGCGATGAGGGAGTCCGGCGTACGACGGATCGTGGTGGTCAGCGCCGCGCCGGTTGGCGTGGTGCCGTCCCCCGGCCGGCCGCACCCGCCCAAGCGGGACCCGGGCGACGGGCCGCTGATGCGCTTCGTGTTGGGGCCGGCGATTCGCCGGGTGCTCCGCCGGCACTACGCCGACCTCGCGCTGATGGAGGAGATACTGCGGGACAGCGGCCTCGACTGGACGGTCGTCCGCCCGCCCCGGCTGACCGACAAGCCGCTGACCGGCGCCTACCGGACGGCGTACGGGCGCAACGTGCGGGGCGGCCTGACCGTCTCCCGGGCCGACGTCGCCCAGCTGATGCTTCACTCGCTGGACCAGCCCGAGTCGGTCGGGCGGACCGTCGGCGTGGCGAACTGA
- a CDS encoding MarR family transcriptional regulator yields MDSVASEDARRHRRTATRVKDAMRELSNQLGLLNHHVGVRLSLRDVDLDCLDLIARHGPISPGALARRAGLHPATVTGILDRLQRGGWIVRERDPAAADRRSVTVRALRERNAEVYRLYAGMNASMDEICAGYDASQLELIADFLHRAGEAGRRAADELADG; encoded by the coding sequence ATGGATTCCGTAGCATCTGAGGACGCGCGTCGCCACCGCCGGACCGCCACCCGGGTCAAGGACGCGATGCGGGAACTGAGCAACCAGCTCGGGCTCCTCAACCACCACGTCGGCGTACGCCTCTCGCTGCGCGACGTGGACCTGGACTGCCTCGACCTGATCGCCCGGCACGGGCCGATCAGCCCGGGGGCGCTGGCCCGGCGGGCCGGCCTGCACCCGGCCACCGTGACCGGGATCCTCGACCGGCTGCAGCGCGGCGGATGGATCGTGCGGGAGCGGGACCCGGCCGCCGCCGACCGCCGCTCGGTCACGGTCCGGGCGCTCCGCGAGCGCAATGCGGAGGTGTACCGCCTCTACGCCGGCATGAACGCGTCGATGGACGAAATCTGCGCCGGGTACGACGCGAGCCAGCTGGAGCTGATCGCCGACTTCCTGCACCGGGCCGGCGAGGCGGGGCGACGGGCCGCCGACGAGCTGGCCGACGGCTGA
- the trhA gene encoding PAQR family membrane homeostasis protein TrhA, whose translation MTTSAPLRLKPVDIGKPRMRGWLHTYAFFVALVCGIVLCSIAAARPGWAPLVSCLIYSLTVCGLFGTSALYHRRVWSERGYQIMRRMDHSMIFVFIAGTYTPFCALLLGTRQAGIMLSLVWGGALAGVALKLIWPHAPRWVSAPLYLALGWVAVAMLPQILHSGGVTALVLLIVGGAIYSVGAVFYALRRPNPWPTVFGHHEFFHACTLVAAICHHIAIYFALFA comes from the coding sequence GTGACCACCTCCGCACCGCTTCGGCTCAAGCCGGTCGACATCGGTAAACCCCGGATGCGCGGCTGGCTGCACACCTACGCGTTCTTCGTCGCACTCGTCTGCGGCATCGTGCTCTGCTCGATCGCCGCCGCCCGGCCCGGCTGGGCGCCGCTGGTCAGCTGCCTCATCTACAGCCTGACCGTCTGCGGGCTCTTCGGCACCAGCGCCCTCTACCACCGGCGGGTGTGGTCGGAGCGCGGCTACCAGATCATGCGCCGGATGGACCATTCGATGATCTTCGTGTTCATCGCCGGCACGTACACGCCGTTCTGTGCCCTCCTGCTGGGCACCCGGCAGGCCGGCATCATGCTCAGCCTGGTGTGGGGTGGGGCCCTGGCCGGCGTGGCACTGAAGCTGATCTGGCCGCACGCGCCGCGCTGGGTCTCTGCGCCGCTCTACCTGGCGCTCGGCTGGGTCGCCGTGGCGATGCTGCCGCAGATCCTGCACTCGGGCGGGGTCACCGCCCTGGTCCTGCTGATCGTCGGCGGCGCGATCTACAGCGTCGGCGCGGTCTTCTACGCGCTGCGCCGGCCGAACCCGTGGCCCACGGTCTTCGGCCACCACGAGTTCTTCCACGCCTGCACCCTGGTCGCCGCGATCTGCCACCACATCGCGATCTACTTCGCCCTGTTCGCCTGA
- a CDS encoding SixA phosphatase family protein: MTDGRNQERTLVLLRHAKAEQSSDTPDAERPLTARGHADAAAAGAWLARHAVLPDVVLCSSVRRTRQTWHDVALGMTGSPPEGGPAGSAPVVRYEGAAYEARPEDLLGLVRTVDPAAGVVLLIAHNPGISLLSALLDPERADPDGLRTTDLVMHRATTPWAELAPGGGPIVNRHTARG; the protein is encoded by the coding sequence ATGACGGACGGCAGGAACCAGGAGCGGACACTGGTGCTGCTGCGGCACGCCAAGGCCGAGCAGTCCTCGGACACCCCGGACGCGGAACGGCCGCTGACCGCGCGCGGTCACGCCGACGCGGCCGCAGCCGGCGCCTGGCTGGCCCGGCACGCCGTGCTCCCCGACGTGGTGCTCTGCTCGAGCGTCCGGCGGACCCGGCAGACCTGGCACGACGTGGCGCTGGGCATGACGGGGTCCCCGCCGGAGGGGGGACCGGCGGGGTCCGCGCCGGTGGTGCGGTACGAGGGCGCCGCGTACGAGGCACGCCCGGAGGACCTGCTGGGGCTGGTCCGGACGGTCGACCCGGCGGCGGGCGTCGTGCTGCTGATCGCCCACAACCCGGGCATCTCGCTGCTCTCGGCGCTGCTGGACCCGGAGCGGGCCGACCCGGACGGGCTGCGCACCACGGACCTGGTGATGCACCGGGCGACGACGCCCTGGGCCGAGCTGGCACCGGGCGGCGGCCCCATCGTCAACCGGCACACCGCGCGCGGCTGA
- a CDS encoding DUF6458 family protein, translating into MGIGSGIFLIAIGAILTFAIRANVWWIDLRAVGWVLILAGLAVLLTTLWFWQDRRRRARTLIVEENRLSHPTAMMPPPPDPPPPTAPPS; encoded by the coding sequence ATGGGCATTGGTAGTGGAATCTTTCTCATCGCCATCGGGGCGATCCTGACCTTCGCCATCCGGGCCAACGTCTGGTGGATCGACCTGCGTGCGGTCGGCTGGGTACTCATTCTGGCCGGGCTGGCCGTTCTGCTCACCACGCTCTGGTTCTGGCAGGACCGGCGCAGGCGGGCCCGCACCCTCATCGTGGAGGAGAACCGGCTCTCCCATCCGACCGCGATGATGCCCCCGCCGCCCGACCCGCCACCGCCCACGGCACCGCCGTCCTGA